GAAGGGGCATAAAAAATTACACAACTGAGATCAAAGTACTTTTAGTTAGCAAAATTGCTTCAATTTTCTACATTTTTGTCATATTAGTAATCCTTAAAACAGTCAAGGGTCTTCTAATTGGCAATCTTGTTTCAATTGCTCTAGTTCACTGTATTTTTTGCCACCACTAAAGTTTGGAGTTCTCGAAATTCCATGTTGTCAAGCCCCACAATTTGCGAATCCGGCCTTTGAAGCCACCCTATTAAGAGGGAAATCCACATTTATTTTCCATTTCTAACAGtaaaataatttcatcttcTATTCATACTATATCACCACCTTCTTAACATTATAAAATGAtaagaaattagaaaaataaattgaaaagtaTTCAAAAGCATATTAGCTTGTTGGGAGAGTCATGCTAATAGATTATTATCTACTCTTTTTGCTGCAAATCTGACTCAAAAGACCACCCGTGATTCTTTCATACCAACTTAACATGTTAGTATGTTAccatttattgaaaataatgaaaCATGTTAAAATAGGTGATATATCTATTGGCGTTCAACAACATCTAAGGGAGTTTCATCTCCAGATACGTAAATATATGTCTGTTTAACACTCGGGTTGTTCATCAAAAAGACAACAACCATCAAGGAGATGGTCAGAGCTCCGACTGTATGTCCACCAAAAAAAACGTCAAGTACAGATGTTGATTAAGAACAGGAAGGGAATTAAAGAACTGAAATGAGGAATATATCAAACTGGCAAGAGGACACAACTGTAGAGTGCAAATATATGAAGCTAACTAGTgaaggagaagagagatgaaaaaGAAAGTAGTTAAAAGATGGAAGAATGAAacaaattatcatatatataacatgAATAATACTTCTCTTATAATGCATGATGGGCACATCCCATTGTTATTTGTTATTACCTCAAATGATTAGGGCATTAACTACTGATGGttagaattagaatttgaaataggtacatttaaaaaatttaattaaaacattatagATTAAAGAAAGttgattataattttcttttattcttcgttgatattaatatatatcaatcacaattaataaaatactttacGAGTTGTTAGTATTAGCCTTAGTTTCCgtatatacaatttatttccATTGGATTTGTAAATCCTTTAGTTTAAATGATCAAACAAGcaacaaaatttgaattgaatctCCAATTGAATGAAACAACACTAGGTTAAGTATTAAATTGAGCAATGAAGCTATTGACAGGGTGACACTAATAATTTTAGCAAGTAAAAAACCCATTTAAGGGAGTGATGAAAATGGTAATAAAATGAAACAAGTAAAACAACAGACATAGCTTGTTACCTAGCATTTGTCTTGCATAACGTCGAGGATTCTCCTTGTTTCTTCGTCCTcatcaattttatcatttttcatgcTAGCTAGAATCCATTCCACCACCTTGTCCGATTTTTGTTGACTCGCCTTCTTCAGCATCGCATGATATATCTGCCTGTTAACAGTCGTCAGAGATTTCAGAATGTCCACAAAGCCTTTCACTTCATCAACACTTGCAGAATCTCCAACCCAATTCAGTATACCCTCCATAACCTTTGGGCTTGGTTTCCTTCTTATACTTCCCGCGTGCAAAGATATCGCCAATTTCAAAACCGCCTTTGCCTCCTCACTGTTTCCTCGTCTCAGATGTTCTTCAGCCAATTTGAACCAAATACTCGCAGGTGTAGCTCGCCCCTTCTTCTGTAGATCATCGAGTAATGCTGCGCCTTTCTCAATCAAACCCAAGTTGAAGTAAGCGAGAATTACTCTATTTGGAACCCGAAAGTCATAATAAGTCCCAGCCGACTCCCATTCCTTTAATACCTTCTCGGCTTCATCAAACTCGTTCATATTCACCAAAGAACTCACAATGGAAATATAGTCTCGGTTGATGCATCTCTTGCAATTCTTCTTCTCAAGCTCCCATAGTCTCAAAACTTCATACTTCTTCCCAAGTGTGGCGTAGAGTGAAATGAGATGGTTATAACCAAGCCCGTCTTTGTTATCTAGCCTGGCTTCCGCTTTTCTCAATGCATCAATAGCCTTCTCTTTTTGGCCTACTTTTGTATAGATATTAGCCACAACTGCATATGTATTCCAGTCCACAACAATGTCCAATTGGCTCTCCATTACTTTCAGAACTTTTTCCATTCCTTTAATATCGGATCTCAATCCATAAGAGTTTAGGATGATTCTGTAACTGTAATTGTCAGGGGAAACATTGTTCATATGCATCTCAGTAAAGACATCGGGGATTTTTTCATGTTCACCGATATTTGTGTAAAGGCACATGATGTTGTTATAGGTGAGTGCTGCAGAGGCAAAACCCTTGTCCTTCATTTTTTGTAAGTGGGAGAAAGCCTTGTCGGTTTGACGCTGACGGACATAACAGTTGAGAAGAGCACCGTATGTCttgattgttttttcttcttcggttaAGTTGTTGAAATAGGTTTCTGCTGACATAAAACCGCGGACTCTACCAATTAGATCTAATTGTACTGCATGTTCTGTTGGTGTGAACTCAAAGATTCCCCTTTTATTCATCCATTCAGAAACCTGCATATTTTAAGCAACAACTAATTATTCTACGGATCTAACTAGACCAAGAACAATATGAAGAAATAAATCTACAAGCCTAGCAGTGTAATATGAAAAGTGGAAATTGAAATGGAATATGGATGGTGGACCATGCAGATGTACTAGATCGATTCAGCAGATAGTAACAATTCTTGATGAATAGACTGTATGACTTACTTAAGTtcatcatttaaacatattttacaaGTTTGATGGGTCATTTCTTCTCTACCCTTCAATCATTCTTTCAGGAATTTACGGCAAAATAAGTGAGTTTTGCAGTTAAACCttaatttgaaaacatcaatTGAAACTTTATGTCCAAAACTATAGTATGGCCACACTAGATGTTCCTCCAAAGAAAAAGGTAACGAGAATTGAGGCAAAAGAAGCAATTTTACAGGCTTTTCCTTCCGACAAATCATTTGAATGTGTGAATTGGCATGCCAGTTTCATGTATGACATGAATAACTAGGATCTGATGTTCTACAGCTGTGTAGCTATCACATGCAGATTTAGACCAATAGCTATCTCATTCCTCTAGACTAAAGAGTCGAACTTGCTGAAATTATGCAATCAACAATTTATGCATCTAGACTTCAAAAATCATACAGAACATCTATCTATGCCTTTTCCAAGGGATAGGACCACAATTACAAGGCTCTTTTCCTACAAATTCTAGTCTGCGTTTCCTACTATATGAAGCAACAAATAGATTTTTCATGCCATGATCATGAACACTCAGAGAAAGGATCATAGCCCAATTTTCTAATGCATTAAATTCACTACATTCatgatttaataatataagagtAACTTATTTGCTCTTTACTGGCAACAAAATAAGAGACTG
This is a stretch of genomic DNA from Impatiens glandulifera chromosome 4, dImpGla2.1, whole genome shotgun sequence. It encodes these proteins:
- the LOC124936817 gene encoding pentatricopeptide repeat-containing protein At4g21705, mitochondrial isoform X2, which gives rise to MDTSRRLVGNLTRINSIWASIRCYYTSRGQKPNLYSIISPLGSRGTCITPELDSWVKNDNKLNFDELQRIIHDLRKRKRFSHALEVSEWMNKRGIFEFTPTEHAVQLDLIGRVRGFMSAETYFNNLTEEEKTIKTYGALLNCYVRQRQTDKAFSHLQKMKDKGFASAALTYNNIMCLYTNIGEHEKIPDVFTEMHMNNVSPDNYSYRIILNSYGLRSDIKGMEKVLKVMESQLDIVVDWNTYAVVANIYTKVGQKEKAIDALRKAEARLDNKDGLGYNHLISLYATLGKKYEVLRLWELEKKNCKRCINRDYISIVSSLVNMNEFDEAEKVLKEWESAGTYYDFRVPNRVILAYFNLGLIEKGAALLDDLQKKGRATPASIWFKLAEEHLRRGNSEEAKAVLKLAISLHAGSIRRKPSPKVMEGILNWVGDSASVDEVKGFVDILKSLTTVNRQIYHAMLKKASQQKSDKVVEWILASMKNDKIDEDEETRRILDVMQDKC
- the LOC124936817 gene encoding pentatricopeptide repeat-containing protein At4g21705, mitochondrial isoform X1, producing MDTSRRFVGNLTRINLIWASIRCYYTSRGQKPNLYSIISPLGSRGTCITPELDSWVKNDNKLNFDEIQRIIHDLRKRKRFSHALEVSEWMNKRGIFEFTPTEHAVQLDLIGRVRGFMSAETYFNNLTEEEKTIKTYGALLNCYVRQRQTDKAFSHLQKMKDKGFASAALTYNNIMCLYTNIGEHEKIPDVFTEMHMNNVSPDNYSYRIILNSYGLRSDIKGMEKVLKVMESQLDIVVDWNTYAVVANIYTKVGQKEKAIDALRKAEARLDNKDGLGYNHLISLYATLGKKYEVLRLWELEKKNCKRCINRDYISIVSSLVNMNEFDEAEKVLKEWESAGTYYDFRVPNRVILAYFNLGLIEKGAALLDDLQKKGRATPASIWFKLAEEHLRRGNSEEAKAVLKLAISLHAGSIRRKPSPKVMEGILNWVGDSASVDEVKGFVDILKSLTTVNRQIYHAMLKKASQQKSDKVVEWILASMKNDKIDEDEETRRILDVMQDKC